A window from Gallus gallus isolate bGalGal1 chromosome 5, bGalGal1.mat.broiler.GRCg7b, whole genome shotgun sequence encodes these proteins:
- the F2 gene encoding prothrombin precursor: MAHSKTTMLQGLLLFGLLHLTLSHDGVFLEKGQALSLLKRPRRANKGFLEEMIKGNLERECLEETCNYEEAFEALESTVDTDAFWAKYQVCQGTKMPRTTLDACLEGNCAVNLGQNYRGTINYTKSGIECQVWTSKYPHIPKFNASIYPDLTENYCRNPDNNSEGPWCYTRDPTVEREECPIPVCGQERTTVEFTPRVKPSTTGQPCESEKGMLYTGTLSVTVSGARCLPWASEKAKALLQDKTINPEVKLLENYCRNPDADDEGVWCVIDEPPYFEYCDLHYCDSSLEDENEQVEEIAGRTIFQEFKTFFDEKTFGEGEADCGTRPLFEKKQITDQSEKELMDSYMGGRVVHGNDAEVGSAPWQVMLYKKSPQELLCGASLISNSWILTAAHCLLYPPWDKNLTTNDILVRIGKHFRAKYERNKEKIVLLDKVIIHPKYNWKENMDRDIALLHLKRPVIFSDYIHPVCLPTKELVQRLMLAGFKGRVTGWGNLKETWATTPENLPTVLQQLNLPIVDQNTCKASTRVKVTDNMFCAGYSPEDSKRGDACEGDSGGPFVMKNPDDNRWYQVGIVSWGEGCDRDGKYGFYTHVFRLKKWMRKTIEKQG, translated from the exons ATGGCGCACAGCAAAACCACTATGCTGCAGGGCCTGCTCCTTTTCGGCCTTCTGCACCTCACCTTGAGCCATGACGGAG TTTTCCTGGAAAAGGGGCAGGCACTGTCACTGCTCAAGCGTCCACGACGTGCCAACAAGGGATTTCTGGAAGAGATGATTAAAGGAAACCTGGAGCGAGAGTGCCTGGAGGAGACATGCAATTACGAGGAGGCCTTTGAAGCCCTTGAATCCACTGTTGACACG gaTGCATTTTGGGCAAAATACCAAG TATGTCAGGGCACAAAAATGCCTAGGACAACTCTGGATGCTTGTCTAGAAG GTAACTGTGCTGTTAATCTGGGCCAGAACTATCGGGGGACAATTAACTACACCAAATCAGGCATCGAATGTCAAGTGTGGACAAGCAAATATCCACATATACCTAA ATTTAACGCCTCCATTTATCCTGACCTCACTGAGAACTACTGCAGGAACCCAGACAACAACTCAGAAGGTCCATGGTGCTACACACGAGACCCAACAGTGGAACGGGAAGAGTGCCCCATTCCAGTATGTG GTCAAGAAAGGACAACAGTTGAGTTCACTCCACGGGTCAAACCATCAACCACAGGGCAGCCTTGTGAATCAGAGAAAGGAATGCTTTATACAGGGACGCTTTCAGTCACTGTATCTGGGGCTAGGTGCCTGCCATGGGCCTCAGAGAAGGCCAAAGCATTGCTCCAAGACAAAACCATTAACCCAGAAGTGAAGCTGCTGGAGAATTACTGTCGGAACCCTGATGCAGATGATGAGGGTGTCTGGTGTGTAATAGATGAACCACCATACTTTGAATACTGTGACCTGCATTACTGCG ACAGCTCGCTCGAGGATGAGAATGAACAGGTGGAGGAAATAGCGGGACGTACCATCTTTCAAGAGTTCAAAACCTTCTTCGATGAAAAAACTTTTGGTGAAGGTGAAGCAG ACTGTGGAACTCGCCCTTTATTCGAAAAGAAACAGATAACAGACCAAAGTGAGAAGGAGCTGATGGACTCCTACATGGGAGGCAGAGTTGTACACGGGAACGATGCAGAAGTTGGAAGCGCCCCCTG GCAGGTGATGCTCTACAAAAAGAGTCCTcaagagctgctgtgtggtgcCAGCCTCATCAGTAACAGCTGGATCCTGACTGCTGCTCATTGCCTTCTTTATCCACCCTGGGACAAGAACTTAACTACAAATGACATCTTGGTGCGGATTGGCAAGCATTTCAGGGCAAA ATACGAAAGgaataaagagaaaattgtTCTGTTGGATAAAGTCATCATCCATCCTAAGTACAACTGGAAAGAGAACATGGACCGAGATATTGCACTCCTGCACCTGAAGCGACCGGTCATCTTCAGCGACTACATCCATCCTGTCTGCTTGCCTACCAAGGAGCTTGTGCAGAG GCTGATGCTGGCAGGTTTCAAAGGGCGGGTAACTGGCTGGGGAAATCTGAAAGAAACGTGGGCCACTACCCCAGAAAACCTGCCAACAGTTCTGCAACAGCTCAATCTGCCCATTGTAGACCAAAACACCTGCAAGGCATCCACCAGGGTTAAAGTCACAGACAATATGTTCTGTGCTG GTTACAGTCCTGAAGACTCAAAGAGAGGAGATGCTTGTGAAGGGGACAGTGGGGGGCCTTTTGTAATGAAG aaCCCAGATGACAACCGCTGGTATCAAGTGGGAATAGTTTCATGGGGAGAAGGCTGTGACCGAGATGGCAAATATGGATTTTACACTCACGTATTCCGCCTGAAAAAATGGATGCGAAAAACCATTGAAAAACAAGGATAG